Proteins co-encoded in one Glandiceps talaboti chromosome 22, keGlaTala1.1, whole genome shotgun sequence genomic window:
- the LOC144452428 gene encoding uncharacterized protein LOC144452428, translating to MKIQVATLLIFLVTLLAFKQVSAISCLQCSGIGYNDCGGKWSEAKKMKALPCPKAEHTWCYVQREDDNEGRITYSAYDRGCSEFSVGNYCNVGEIMSTCYSSCNADGCNRDNSASGLQVSVVVWIMDSLSCGYGGPLDD from the exons ATGAAGATTCAAGTTGCAACCCTTCTGATCTTTTTAGTGACACTGTTAGCTTTCAAACAAG TGAGTGCAATTAGCTGTTTACAGTGCTCTGGTATAGGATACAATGACTGTGGTGGAAAATGGTCAGAGGCTAAAAAAATGAAGGCGCTGCCATGTCCTAAGGCCGAACACACCTGGTGTTACGTTCAGAGAGAAGACGACAACGAGGGAAGAA TTACATATAGTGCCTACGATAGGGGATGCAGCGAATTCAGTGTTGGCAATTACTGCAACGTTGGAGAAATAATGTCTACCTGTTATTCGTCTTGCAACGCGGATGGCTGCAATAGAGATAACAGCGCAAGTGGACTTCAAGTTTCAGTCGTGG TTTGGATCATGGATTCATTAAGTTGTGGTTACGGTGGACCCTTGGATGATTGA